Genomic DNA from Rhodothermales bacterium:
AATCGAACCGTATAGCGGATCGTATGCCGTGGAAAGTTGCCGTTCGAACGGCCCTCCGATCGCGAACACCCAGACAAGGAATGCGACAAGTACCACGAGGATTTGACGTGGCGGGAAACGTGAATGCCGTGCGTAGGCCACCGTCAGAATTCCGAGAATTAGAAGGACCCCCCAATCCAAAAGCGGAGCCACCACCTTACCAGCAAGGAGACCGTTGATCGCCAAGAACCCCGCCACGGGCTCGGCGGGTAAGAGGCTGAGTAGTCTGTCTTTGTAGTCCGAGCCGGCATCAGTCTCGAATTCACCAGAGGATGGGCCTCTGCTGGCCACCATGTCCTGGGGATTGGGAGGAGTTCTTCCCTCAGGACGTGTCCGGAACCTGAGGGATTTCGGTCGAATGGGCTTCATGATTCGGGAACTGTTGAGACAGGCCAATCATCTTGTATCAATCCTGTGAGGTCAATAGTCATTATTGCTCTTTTTTTTGGGCTCGGGTGTTTTCGCGCGACAGGGCTTGGGGAAACTGACGCACCATCTGATCCATCAGCCGCTCCAGCGTAGCGGCGGGGTCGTCGGTCAATCCGGTATGCACCGGTGACGGCTGTACCATGGTGCTCCGTGGTGCGACAAGCATGAGGAATCGTTCCCGGACGGGCAGCGCTCCCAAGGGTCCTGCGGCCTCGCCACCCTCGCAGATTCGCGGGATCGCGTCCAGGTAGGAACGCACGGCGGGCAGTTCCACAGCCGGGAATAGCAGCCTTGTCCGCTCCTCATCCAGCTCTATGGCCGCGCGACAGAACGCCTTCTCCTTGCAGAAGAGAATGACGCCCACGTTGATGAACTCCTCCCGCTCCACCTGGGGCACCAGCCGTATGGTCGCATAGTCATACGAGTGCATCGCGGGCGCGGAGGGCATCCTCCAGGAAATGTTGGGGTTCGGCAAGGCGGTCGATCAGGTACTTCGTATAGTCCTGACGCCTGAGGTCCGGGTCGTCCAGCCAGGCGTGCGGGATGCGGGCGATGACCTGTTCGATGACACTCGCCGTCAGTGCTTCGGTCATGGCCTTCGAGGCAGCCTCGAGTTCGCCTGCCCAGGGCAATAGCACGTGGTTGTTGATCATCGGGAAGCGTTCGGCCGCCCGCGGCGAAATCGGATCGCCCCCATGGTGCATGTACAGCGCGGCCCCGTGGTCGATCAGCCACAAGTTGCCGTGCCACATCAGCATGTTGGTGTTGCGCGCCGTGCGGTCGATGTTCGAGACGTACGCGTCAAACCATACCGTGCGTGAGGCCAGATCGGTGGCCGGCGTGTGCACGACCGGATCAAAGGCCAGGGAGCCCGGCAGATAGTCCATCGCCAGATTGAGCCCCCCGCTGGCCCGGATGAGATCCTGGATTTCGGGGTCGGGCTCGGTGCGCGCCAGCACCGGATCCAACTCGGCAAACACGATTTCCGGCACCGGGAGTCCTGCGGCTCGCGCCAGTTCTCCGGCAATCAGCTCCGCCACCAGCGCACGCGGTCCCTGACCGGCGCCCCGGAACTTGAGCACGTACATCCCGTCGTCGTCCGCCTCTACAATGGCTGGCAGGGAGCCGCCTTCGCGGAGGGGGGAGACATAGCGGGTGACGGTGACCGTGCGCATGGTTGACCAACGCCCTCCTCGGCCACAGGTCCCGACTCATTGTTCGGTCGCGCGGTGCGGTGAAAGGAATGAGGTGCCTGAATTCCACGTACGAGGCCCCTGGTCCCGCTCGAAAGTGGAATAAGCCAGCGGAATCCATGTGCGCGCGCTGGCGATTCGCTGCCATGCGGAATATTGGCCCGCCATTCCACGCCATCGATTAGTCGACTCGGGCAGTAGAGAAAAAGCCCCTCACCCGTTGGGGCAAGGGGCCTTGGCAAAGGACCACCTTTGCCTGGGAGGCGACGGGCGGACTCGAACCGCCGTACAGGGTTTTGCAGACCCTTGCCTAGCCACTCGGCCACGTCGCCAATGCGTCTGGCCGGACGCTCGGCACGCCCGGCAGGACTCGAACCTGCAACCTGCGGATTAGAAGTCCGCTGCTCTATCCAGTTGAGCTACGGGCGCAGGATGGGAAAGAACGGGGTCGGGGTGGTGAGATTCGAACTCACGGCCTCCTGCTCCCAAAGCAGGCGCGCTAACCGGGCTGCGCCACACCCCGAAGGCTGGACCGCAGCTGGCGCCGCGGAGCCCGGGAAGCGTCAGGCCTTGGCGGCTTTGAGTTCTTCCTTGACGTCGTTGACGTCGACCATTTTGGCGCGGAAACGGATGTGTCCGTTCTCCTTGCGCTCGGCCACGACGACCTTTGCCATGCGCTTGGCCTCGGCCTTCTGCCGCAGGACCTTGTCGCCGAATGACTGTTTCTTTGCCATCTTCTATCTCCTGTTGTCGGTACGGGGGCCCGACGTGGATTACTTGGTCTCCCGGTGCAGGGTGTGCTTCTTCAGCACCGGATTGTACTTCTTCAGCTCGAGACGACCGGTGGTGTTGCGCCGGTTCTTCATCGTCGAGTAGCGGGACGTGCCCGGAGCCTCAGTACAGTCCAGGATGACCTTGATGCGTACGTCTTTGGACTTCGCCATGGTTTAGCTCACACGTTGACGCCGTTCT
This window encodes:
- a CDS encoding DUF3037 domain-containing protein, whose translation is MPSAPAMHSYDYATIRLVPQVEREEFINVGVILFCKEKAFCRAAIELDEERTRLLFPAVELPAVRSYLDAIPRICEGGEAAGPLGALPVRERFLMLVAPRSTMVQPSPVHTGLTDDPAATLERLMDQMVRQFPQALSRENTRAQKKEQ
- the rpmG gene encoding 50S ribosomal protein L33, encoding MAKSKDVRIKVILDCTEAPGTSRYSTMKNRRNTTGRLELKKYNPVLKKHTLHRETK